CCCCGCCTCAAAAGCCCTGTCCGCTTCCGAAGCTGGATCGGCGGGGACCGGGATGGGAACCCCCTCGTGACCCCCCAGGTCACCCGTTTCGCCGCCCGCTACGCCCGCGAGGTGGCCAAGGAAAAGGTTCTGGAGGAGCTGGGAGCCTTGGTGCGGGACCTCTCCCTTTCCGAGGCCAAGGTGCCCGTGCCCCGGGAGGTGCGGGCGGGGGGCGAGGGGGTGGAGCGGTTCCCCGGAGAGCCCTACCGCCGCTTCTTCGCGCAAATCTACCGGAAGGTTTCCCAGGACGAGGCCACCACCGAGGAGCTCCTTTCCGCCCTGAAGGTGGCGGAAGGGGGGCTTAGGGCCGTGGGGCTTGAGGAGGTGGGGAGGAGCTTTTTGCGCCCCCTCGAGGCCCGCTTGAGCGCCTTCGGCCTGGAGCTCGCCCCCCTGGACCTTCGGGAGGAGTCGGGGAAGCTCCTCCTGGCCGCCGCCGAGCTCCTTCGCCTGGG
The window above is part of the Thermus aquaticus genome. Proteins encoded here:
- a CDS encoding phosphoenolpyruvate carboxylase, which gives rise to PRLKSPVRFRSWIGGDRDGNPLVTPQVTRFAARYAREVAKEKVLEELGALVRDLSLSEAKVPVPREVRAGGEGVERFPGEPYRRFFAQIYRKVSQDEATTEELLSALKVAEGGLRAVGLEEVGRSFLRPLEARLSAFGLELAPLDLREESGKLLLAAAELLRLGGVHPDFLSLSPEAQEALLTEELKTARPLLPVGEEPQEEALR